One genomic region from Mycobacterium basiliense encodes:
- a CDS encoding SDR family NAD(P)-dependent oxidoreductase, with the protein MANELVGKVAVVTGGASGIGRATVQRFVAEGARVVLADTDTDRGAELAATLGPEACFRRTDVADPQQIAALVASAVERFGGLHVMVNNAGVSGTMHRRFLDDDLADFHRIMGVNVLGVMAGTRDAARHMADHGGGSIVNLTSIGGIQAGGGVMSYRASKAAVIQFTKSAAIELAHYEIRVNAIAPGNIPTPLLASSAPGMNHEEVERYEAAIRQTMRDDRPLKREGTPEDIAEAVLYFASERSRYVTGTVLPVDGGTVAGKVIRRRT; encoded by the coding sequence GTGGCCAACGAACTGGTGGGCAAGGTGGCCGTCGTCACCGGCGGGGCTTCCGGCATCGGTCGGGCCACGGTGCAGCGGTTTGTGGCCGAGGGTGCGCGGGTTGTCCTCGCCGATACCGACACCGATCGGGGTGCGGAGTTGGCGGCGACGCTTGGCCCCGAGGCGTGCTTCCGGCGCACCGACGTCGCCGACCCCCAACAGATTGCCGCACTCGTGGCCTCAGCCGTCGAGCGATTCGGCGGCCTGCATGTCATGGTGAACAATGCCGGCGTTTCCGGCACCATGCATCGTCGCTTCCTCGACGACGATCTGGCCGACTTTCACCGCATCATGGGGGTCAACGTGTTGGGCGTGATGGCGGGCACCCGCGATGCCGCTCGGCACATGGCCGACCACGGCGGGGGATCGATCGTCAACCTCACCTCGATCGGCGGAATCCAAGCCGGTGGCGGCGTCATGTCCTACCGCGCGTCTAAGGCGGCCGTCATCCAGTTCACCAAATCTGCCGCAATTGAGCTGGCGCATTATGAGATTCGGGTCAACGCCATCGCACCGGGCAACATTCCGACGCCCCTGTTGGCGTCCTCGGCGCCGGGTATGAATCACGAGGAAGTCGAGCGTTACGAGGCCGCGATTCGCCAGACTATGCGCGATGATCGGCCACTGAAACGCGAGGGGACACCCGAAGACATTGCCGAGGCCGTCCTGTATTTCGCCAGCGAGCGATCCCGCTATGTCACCGGGACCGTTTTGCCGGTGGACGGAGGGACCGTGGCCGGCAAGGTGATTCGTCGGCGCACATAG
- a CDS encoding cytochrome P450, whose translation MNVSDTVASTTAEAAPGTPDYPMERSPGCPFAPPPDVMELARAKTLSRVRIWDGSTPWLITGYEQVRELFSDSRVSVDDRVPGFPHWNAGMLSTVHKRPRSVFTADGEEHTRFRRMLSKPFTFKRVEALRPTIQRITDDHIDAMLAGPKPADLVTALALPVPSLVISQLLGVPYEDAEMIQHHANVGLARYATGEDTVKGAMSLHKYLAELVEAKMDNPAPNSAPDAVSDLAERVSAGELSVKEAAQLGTGLLIAGHETTANMIGLGALALMEYPDQAAVLRDAEDPKVVANAVEELLRYLSIIQNGQRRVALEDIQIAGETIRAGDGIIIDLAPANWDPNAFAEPDRLYLHRAGADRNVAFGYGRHQCVGQQLARAELQIVFRTLLRRIPTLAVAIPIEDVAFKDDRLAYGVYELPVTW comes from the coding sequence ATGAACGTGTCTGACACAGTCGCCAGCACTACCGCCGAGGCCGCCCCCGGGACCCCCGACTATCCGATGGAGCGCTCGCCCGGTTGCCCGTTTGCTCCACCGCCAGACGTCATGGAGCTGGCAAGAGCGAAAACATTGTCCAGGGTTCGCATCTGGGACGGCAGTACACCATGGCTCATTACCGGCTATGAGCAAGTGCGCGAACTGTTTTCCGATTCGCGAGTTAGCGTCGACGATCGCGTGCCGGGCTTCCCGCATTGGAACGCGGGCATGTTGTCGACAGTCCACAAGCGCCCCAGGTCGGTGTTCACCGCCGACGGCGAGGAGCACACTCGATTCAGGCGAATGCTGTCGAAGCCGTTCACCTTCAAACGGGTGGAGGCCTTGCGCCCAACCATTCAGCGGATCACCGATGACCACATCGATGCGATGTTGGCCGGGCCCAAGCCGGCCGATCTGGTCACGGCGCTGGCTCTGCCGGTGCCCTCGCTGGTGATCAGCCAACTGTTGGGCGTCCCCTACGAGGATGCCGAGATGATTCAGCACCATGCGAATGTCGGCCTGGCCCGCTACGCGACCGGTGAGGACACCGTTAAAGGTGCGATGAGCCTGCACAAGTACCTAGCTGAGCTGGTCGAGGCCAAAATGGACAACCCGGCCCCCAATTCCGCGCCAGATGCGGTTTCGGATCTGGCCGAACGGGTAAGTGCCGGAGAGCTCAGTGTGAAAGAGGCCGCCCAGTTGGGCACCGGGTTGCTGATCGCCGGGCATGAAACGACCGCGAACATGATCGGCCTGGGTGCGCTCGCGCTAATGGAATACCCGGACCAGGCCGCCGTCCTTCGTGACGCCGAAGATCCCAAGGTGGTTGCGAATGCGGTCGAAGAACTGCTGCGCTACCTCAGCATCATTCAGAACGGCCAGCGCCGGGTAGCCCTCGAAGACATCCAGATTGCCGGAGAAACGATCCGCGCCGGCGACGGCATCATCATCGACCTGGCGCCGGCCAACTGGGATCCAAACGCATTCGCCGAACCCGATCGGCTGTATCTGCACCGCGCCGGCGCCGACCGCAACGTTGCCTTCGGCTACGGCAGACATCAGTGCGTGGGACAACAGCTCGCCCGTGCGGAGCTGCAGATTGTGTTTCGCACCTTGTTGCGCCGCATTCCCACCCTGGCCGTGGCGATCCCGATCGAAGACGTCGCATTCAAAGACGACCGGCTCGCCTACGGCGTATACGAACTACCGGTGACCTGGTGA
- a CDS encoding ferredoxin, which translates to MKVIVDQGICASSGNCVMNAPEVFDQRAEDGVVVLLSENPPAEHAEGARKAATLCPAMAIRIEE; encoded by the coding sequence ATGAAAGTAATTGTTGACCAAGGCATCTGCGCATCCTCGGGAAACTGCGTGATGAACGCTCCCGAGGTGTTCGATCAGCGTGCGGAGGACGGCGTTGTCGTGCTGCTCAGTGAAAACCCGCCGGCAGAGCATGCGGAGGGCGCCCGCAAAGCCGCCACCCTCTGCCCGGCGATGGCGATTCGGATCGAGGAATGA
- a CDS encoding CaiB/BaiF CoA-transferase family protein has product MANPTVEPPLAGYQVVDLSTGIAGAYCTKLLVEGGADVIKVEPPEGDSLRHWSASGAPSAARADGALFSFLAASKHSVVVDPVDAADIDLVNRLLAGADAAVWSSGSRIAEHQDFRPEALHCRHAHLVVTSITPFGLSGPWRDRAATEFTLQAWSGGIVGLGRGVQDRAPVFVGGQVGEYLAGAYASAATLACRYRQIRCGAGELIDLSMLETQILGLTYYPVTFFEMLGRPWRDARRLTVPGVARAQDGLVDLGCGTAQQWFDLCAMVGHPEWIDEESPLSITELANVHADEIYAWVGSHSVDEIRELATAFRIPNAPVANGANIGSLDHFQARGSLVRNPRDGFQQPGTPYRLWPARLRRPGPPPRLGEHTDRYRRASLSPKPALPSEPVQQLPLSGLRVLDMTTFWAGPSCTHFLAMLGAEVIHVESSRRLDGTRLIAGVPVTEDQWWERSPIFAALNTNKKGLTVDLRAARGRELLHRLIATCDVIAENFTPRVLDHIGLDFAAVQSIRPDAIMLRMPGFGLDGPWRDNPAFAYVIEAASGISWLTGYPDSAPYEPYSVGDPNAGVHAINALLLALEHRRRTGEGVLVEAAMVDAALNIAAEQVVEFSAYGALLERAGNRGPTAVPQNLYRTADTDEFGRPDCWVAIAVATDEHWRQLAFTLGSPSWAADPILATAAGRRAHQDDIDDHLAAWCGRQCSDEVVATLWEAGVPTAKVIQPHRQSELAQLDARGFFEVVDHPVNGPARLSTVPMRLVGGPRRFHTQPAPLLGQHNHELLCELGLTAAEISELEAEGVIGTTPARYSTT; this is encoded by the coding sequence GTGGCCAACCCGACGGTCGAACCGCCTCTGGCCGGCTATCAGGTGGTGGACCTCTCCACCGGTATTGCGGGCGCATACTGCACCAAGCTGCTGGTCGAAGGCGGTGCCGACGTCATCAAAGTGGAACCACCCGAGGGTGATTCGCTGCGACACTGGTCGGCCTCAGGTGCGCCGAGCGCTGCGCGCGCCGATGGTGCGCTATTCAGCTTTCTGGCAGCTTCCAAGCACAGCGTCGTGGTTGATCCTGTCGATGCGGCCGACATCGACTTGGTCAACCGACTGCTGGCCGGTGCTGACGCGGCGGTGTGGTCCTCGGGCTCCAGAATCGCGGAACACCAGGACTTTAGGCCAGAAGCGCTGCATTGCCGGCATGCCCACCTGGTCGTCACTTCGATCACCCCGTTCGGCTTGAGCGGCCCCTGGCGAGATCGCGCCGCGACCGAATTCACCCTGCAGGCGTGGTCGGGTGGAATAGTCGGCTTGGGACGCGGGGTCCAGGACAGGGCGCCGGTGTTTGTTGGTGGGCAGGTCGGCGAATACCTTGCCGGTGCGTACGCCAGCGCCGCCACTCTTGCCTGCCGATACCGGCAGATCCGTTGTGGCGCTGGAGAACTGATAGATCTATCGATGCTGGAGACCCAGATCCTGGGTCTCACCTACTATCCGGTGACCTTCTTCGAGATGCTTGGCCGGCCGTGGCGCGACGCGCGGCGCCTGACCGTGCCCGGGGTGGCCCGCGCCCAAGACGGTTTGGTGGACCTTGGTTGTGGAACCGCTCAACAGTGGTTCGACCTGTGTGCAATGGTTGGCCACCCGGAATGGATCGACGAGGAGTCCCCGCTATCCATCACCGAACTGGCCAACGTTCATGCCGACGAGATCTATGCGTGGGTGGGCAGTCACTCGGTCGACGAGATCCGCGAACTTGCCACCGCATTCCGCATACCCAACGCACCGGTGGCCAACGGGGCCAATATCGGGTCGCTGGATCACTTCCAGGCGAGGGGGTCCCTGGTGCGCAACCCCCGCGACGGATTCCAGCAGCCAGGCACCCCCTACAGGTTGTGGCCCGCACGGCTGCGCCGGCCGGGCCCGCCGCCGCGGTTGGGCGAACATACCGACCGCTACCGTCGCGCCAGTCTTTCTCCCAAGCCGGCGTTGCCATCCGAACCAGTACAACAACTACCGCTTAGCGGGCTTCGAGTGCTCGACATGACGACGTTTTGGGCGGGCCCGTCCTGCACACACTTCCTGGCGATGCTCGGCGCCGAGGTGATCCATGTCGAGTCCAGCCGCCGCCTGGACGGCACCCGGTTGATTGCCGGCGTCCCGGTCACCGAAGATCAATGGTGGGAAAGGTCGCCGATTTTCGCGGCACTGAACACCAACAAGAAGGGTTTGACGGTCGACCTGCGTGCTGCCCGGGGGCGCGAGCTACTGCATCGTCTCATCGCCACCTGCGACGTCATCGCGGAGAACTTCACACCACGCGTGCTGGACCACATCGGGCTGGACTTCGCAGCGGTCCAATCGATTCGACCCGATGCGATCATGCTGCGGATGCCGGGTTTCGGGCTCGACGGGCCCTGGCGCGATAATCCGGCCTTCGCCTACGTCATCGAAGCCGCGTCAGGCATCAGCTGGTTGACCGGCTATCCGGACAGCGCCCCCTACGAGCCATATTCGGTGGGTGACCCCAATGCCGGCGTTCATGCGATCAATGCGCTGCTGCTCGCGCTCGAACACCGCCGCCGTACCGGCGAGGGCGTATTAGTGGAAGCGGCAATGGTCGATGCCGCCTTGAACATCGCCGCCGAGCAGGTCGTCGAATTCTCCGCCTATGGCGCATTGCTAGAGCGTGCGGGCAACCGGGGCCCCACCGCCGTGCCGCAAAACCTCTACCGAACCGCCGACACCGACGAGTTTGGCCGACCCGACTGCTGGGTCGCGATCGCGGTGGCGACCGACGAGCACTGGCGTCAGTTGGCTTTCACGCTCGGATCACCCTCCTGGGCGGCGGATCCCATATTGGCCACCGCCGCCGGTCGGCGCGCGCACCAAGACGACATCGACGACCACTTGGCGGCATGGTGTGGGCGCCAATGCAGCGACGAAGTCGTCGCAACATTGTGGGAGGCGGGTGTACCGACGGCAAAGGTGATCCAGCCGCACCGGCAGTCCGAGTTGGCGCAGCTGGACGCTCGCGGCTTCTTCGAGGTGGTTGATCATCCGGTGAACGGCCCAGCTAGGCTCAGCACCGTGCCGATGCGGCTGGTCGGCGGACCTCGTCGTTTCCACACGCAACCAGCGCCTCTGCTGGGGCAACACAATCACGAGTTGCTGTGCGAGCTGGGCCTGACCGCCGCCGAAATCTCCGAGTTGGAAGCCGAGGGTGTCATCGGCACGACCCCCGCCCGGTACTCGACGACCTGA
- a CDS encoding enoyl-CoA hydratase/isomerase family protein produces the protein MPKSDPPAEKVIRYEKSADTRVATITFDRPGQLNAPTIAARLRYADLLHRASLDDEVKVLVVRGAGEDLGSGADLEEFMAVMNSEDQGPRLAEFRIGADEVKYPPLGSFRHGASVSQWYANPNAGIRGLQDFKKISILEVKGYCYGWHFYQAADADLVISSDDALFGHPSFRYYGWGPRMWWWAQTMGIRKFQEMVFTGRAFTAAEMRECNFLNSVVPRDQLEAEVEKYALACARNRPNDTVFMQKVFFEIMKQFQGEYMGSLLSGFFESMGSGVRADADDLMLDDAIEQGLGDAVKDYDSRLPPEWRLSKKARKNERTGKGNRKKKG, from the coding sequence ATGCCGAAGTCGGATCCACCGGCGGAGAAGGTCATCCGGTATGAGAAGAGCGCCGATACGCGCGTCGCGACCATTACGTTCGACCGTCCGGGCCAGCTGAACGCGCCGACCATCGCCGCCCGGTTGCGCTATGCGGACTTGCTGCATCGGGCGAGTCTCGACGACGAAGTCAAGGTATTGGTAGTTCGTGGTGCTGGTGAGGATCTCGGCTCAGGCGCCGATCTCGAGGAATTCATGGCGGTCATGAATTCGGAAGATCAGGGACCGCGGCTTGCCGAATTTCGGATTGGTGCCGACGAAGTCAAGTATCCGCCGTTGGGTTCGTTCCGCCACGGCGCGTCGGTCAGCCAATGGTATGCGAATCCGAACGCCGGGATTCGGGGACTGCAGGACTTCAAGAAGATCAGCATCCTGGAGGTGAAGGGTTACTGCTACGGCTGGCACTTCTATCAGGCGGCCGACGCTGATTTGGTGATCTCCAGCGACGACGCGCTCTTCGGGCACCCGTCCTTCCGGTATTACGGCTGGGGTCCGCGGATGTGGTGGTGGGCGCAGACGATGGGCATACGGAAGTTCCAGGAGATGGTATTCACCGGACGGGCGTTCACCGCAGCGGAGATGCGGGAGTGCAATTTTCTCAACAGCGTGGTACCCCGCGACCAGCTCGAGGCAGAGGTTGAGAAGTACGCGCTGGCGTGCGCACGCAATCGGCCCAACGACACGGTCTTCATGCAGAAGGTCTTCTTCGAGATCATGAAGCAATTCCAGGGCGAGTACATGGGCAGCCTGCTCAGCGGGTTTTTCGAATCGATGGGCAGCGGTGTACGAGCCGATGCCGACGACCTGATGCTCGACGACGCGATTGAGCAGGGGCTGGGCGATGCGGTGAAAGACTACGACAGCCGGTTGCCGCCCGAATGGCGCCTGAGCAAGAAGGCGCGCAAGAACGAACGGACCGGCAAAGGTAATCGGAAGAAGAAGGGGTAG
- a CDS encoding TetR/AcrR family transcriptional regulator: MTTVGRAVRGERASSTQEAILNAAERLFAEHGVFAVSNRQVSEAAGQGNNAAVGYHFGTKTDLVRAIEQKHRGPVELLRQQMVAEVQEKRDAAMRDWVACLVRPLTEHLEDLGNPTWYARFAAQAMTDPAYHNIVVKDALSSPSLVQVIDGINGCLPDLPVDVRFERNLMARNLLMHTCADLERALAAGTSVPRPSWRAAATGLIDAIVGLWLAPVTPDQ; the protein is encoded by the coding sequence ATGACCACCGTCGGCAGGGCTGTTCGCGGCGAGCGTGCCAGCTCCACCCAGGAGGCGATCCTGAATGCGGCCGAACGGTTGTTCGCCGAGCATGGCGTGTTCGCGGTGTCCAACCGGCAAGTTAGCGAGGCCGCCGGACAAGGCAACAACGCCGCGGTCGGCTACCACTTCGGCACCAAGACGGACTTGGTCCGCGCCATCGAGCAGAAGCATCGTGGACCGGTGGAATTGCTTCGCCAACAAATGGTGGCCGAGGTACAAGAGAAGCGCGACGCCGCCATGCGCGATTGGGTGGCATGCCTGGTGCGCCCGCTCACCGAACACCTCGAGGACCTCGGCAACCCCACCTGGTATGCGCGGTTTGCGGCGCAGGCAATGACCGATCCTGCGTACCACAACATTGTGGTCAAGGATGCGCTCAGTTCGCCGTCGCTGGTTCAGGTGATCGACGGCATTAACGGCTGCCTGCCCGACCTGCCCGTGGATGTGCGCTTCGAACGCAACCTGATGGCTCGAAACCTCCTGATGCACACCTGTGCTGATCTGGAACGCGCCCTGGCTGCGGGCACGTCGGTACCCCGGCCCTCCTGGCGCGCCGCGGCCACCGGTCTCATCGACGCGATCGTGGGCCTGTGGCTAGCACCCGTGACGCCAGACCAGTGA
- a CDS encoding amidohydrolase family protein translates to MVFSADNHISLAADIFYERFPEELKDKAPRIWYEDGAYQVGRKGQSFLPGDFSAVLMQYDDLPGAASTNIEARIQELHDDGVDKELAFPNAVLALFHYPDKNLRELAFRIYNEYIAELQERSGGRFYGAGLINWWDPEGTRRTLAELKSLGLKTFLMPLNPGKDDDGNPIDYSSTMMRPVWDEIEASGIPVTHHIGETPPKSPCEFNSVVVGMMINIDGFRETFSKYIFGGILDQHPSLRIGWFEGGIAWIPWALQDAEHLVASYQHMFNRPLEHDVRYYWNTHMSASFMVDPLGLELIDRIGVDKVMWSSDYPHNESTYGYSEKSLAAVVDAVGPADAARIVSGNVSEFLGL, encoded by the coding sequence GTGGTTTTTTCGGCGGACAATCACATTTCGCTGGCCGCCGACATCTTCTACGAGCGGTTCCCGGAAGAGCTCAAGGACAAGGCACCGCGTATCTGGTACGAGGATGGCGCGTATCAAGTCGGTCGCAAGGGCCAGTCCTTCCTGCCGGGCGACTTCAGCGCGGTGCTCATGCAGTACGACGACCTGCCCGGGGCGGCCAGCACCAACATCGAGGCCAGGATCCAGGAGTTGCATGACGACGGCGTCGATAAGGAGCTGGCGTTTCCCAACGCAGTCCTGGCGTTGTTCCACTACCCGGACAAGAACCTTCGCGAGCTTGCGTTCCGCATCTACAACGAGTACATCGCGGAGCTCCAAGAACGCTCCGGTGGCCGATTCTACGGTGCCGGCCTGATTAATTGGTGGGATCCGGAAGGCACCCGGCGCACGCTGGCGGAGCTGAAATCATTGGGGCTCAAGACCTTTTTGATGCCGCTCAACCCGGGCAAGGACGATGACGGCAACCCGATCGACTACTCGAGTACCATGATGCGCCCGGTGTGGGACGAAATCGAGGCGTCCGGAATACCGGTTACTCACCACATCGGTGAGACGCCGCCGAAAAGCCCTTGCGAATTCAACAGTGTCGTCGTCGGGATGATGATCAATATTGACGGATTCCGGGAGACGTTTTCCAAGTACATCTTCGGCGGCATCCTCGACCAGCATCCAAGCTTGCGGATTGGGTGGTTCGAGGGCGGCATCGCTTGGATTCCCTGGGCGCTGCAAGACGCCGAGCACCTGGTGGCGTCCTATCAGCACATGTTCAACCGGCCGCTCGAGCACGACGTCCGCTACTACTGGAACACCCACATGAGCGCGTCGTTCATGGTTGACCCGCTGGGCCTGGAGTTGATCGACCGGATAGGTGTCGACAAAGTCATGTGGTCGTCGGACTATCCGCACAATGAGAGCACCTACGGTTACTCCGAAAAGTCACTGGCGGCGGTCGTGGACGCCGTTGGGCCCGCAGACGCGGCCCGGATCGTCAGCGGCAACGTCTCCGAATTCCTTGGCCTGTAG
- a CDS encoding M24 family metallopeptidase: MPTEVLPDDRTLRSGRRQRALDQMAAHDLDVLVLGRQANVRYVSGTPQLWVAGTRPFGPTCVLIRATGAVHLLSTWDEGVPEDIPHENLYGISWNPINAISVLRRIDGADTARRVGTDALSPAFAQLLPTAFPSAELVDGELAMRAARRVKTDEEVVALRNSVAVAESGLAAAVAELRPGVSEQILAGVLLEAMAAGGVSTPSNQDLAWVTSREHRWRRANGSGLVRAGDLVAFAAGVLAGGYMGEVGRTWPADRGQALAGAAPLYQRWERLWDKLITACRPDAKTCELLAAYDAAGEPAPPMPVARGLGMGFDPPVISPLLPQTAADDRLEPGMVLAVTGYVWESGIGAVFGREAVLITADEPQVLTSSPGWRA; the protein is encoded by the coding sequence ATGCCGACTGAAGTCCTGCCCGACGATCGGACGCTGCGCTCGGGGCGACGGCAGCGGGCCCTGGACCAAATGGCAGCACACGACCTCGACGTCCTGGTACTCGGTCGGCAGGCCAATGTCCGCTATGTCTCCGGTACTCCACAACTGTGGGTCGCGGGAACCCGGCCTTTCGGTCCAACCTGTGTGCTGATCCGCGCGACCGGTGCCGTTCATCTGCTCAGCACGTGGGACGAAGGCGTTCCCGAGGATATCCCGCACGAGAACCTGTACGGCATCTCGTGGAATCCGATCAACGCCATCTCGGTATTGCGGCGCATCGATGGTGCGGATACCGCTCGACGCGTTGGAACAGACGCACTATCACCGGCTTTCGCGCAGCTACTACCGACGGCATTTCCCAGTGCCGAGTTGGTCGACGGGGAACTGGCCATGCGGGCGGCCCGGCGGGTCAAGACGGACGAGGAAGTGGTCGCGCTGAGGAATTCCGTCGCGGTAGCCGAATCGGGCTTGGCTGCGGCCGTGGCCGAGCTGCGGCCCGGGGTGAGCGAACAAATCCTGGCCGGGGTGCTATTGGAAGCCATGGCGGCCGGCGGGGTCAGCACCCCGTCGAATCAAGACCTGGCTTGGGTGACTTCTCGCGAACACCGTTGGCGGCGGGCGAATGGCAGCGGATTGGTCCGCGCCGGAGACCTGGTTGCCTTCGCTGCCGGGGTGTTGGCCGGCGGATACATGGGTGAGGTGGGTCGAACCTGGCCCGCCGATCGGGGGCAAGCTCTGGCCGGTGCGGCGCCGCTCTACCAACGCTGGGAGCGGTTGTGGGACAAGTTGATTACGGCATGCCGACCAGATGCCAAAACCTGTGAGCTACTGGCAGCATATGACGCGGCAGGGGAACCGGCGCCGCCGATGCCGGTGGCACGTGGCCTGGGTATGGGCTTTGACCCGCCGGTCATCTCGCCTCTTCTTCCGCAAACAGCTGCCGATGATCGATTGGAGCCGGGAATGGTGCTTGCCGTAACGGGTTACGTCTGGGAATCGGGGATTGGCGCTGTGTTCGGGCGGGAAGCGGTGCTCATCACCGCCGATGAACCTCAAGTACTGACGTCGAGCCCGGGTTGGCGGGCATAG
- a CDS encoding M24 family metallopeptidase produces the protein MTTFVQPPSAASQIPDAPDLARMRRETGARLRAAMAERAVDAMVLLGNSAVVYATGTSWPLGDAGLSYVERPVAVVLAQDEWPHLYLPFREGVALETELPVDHLHGPVYLEFDEGVENFARLLVDLVPAGANLAVDELTGAMVRAQKLLFPNGAPEDATAVVGAAKVVKTRDELACIRTAVRITDEAMVEVHQALAPGIRQIDLSARFLRRAFELGATASMLEPIWQVMPHSRAEGVWTTHGDLALPLLTTERELNDGDVLWTDVSITYRGYCSDFGRTWIVGRGPTPRQQAQFDQWGEIMRAVLGVARAGATAADLGRAATAANGGTRPWLPHFYLGHGIGVNAAEMPMIGTDLGEEFDESFVLQPGMVLVLEPVVWEDGTGGYRSEEVLVITEEGSTRLTDYPYHPYAD, from the coding sequence ATGACGACATTCGTGCAGCCACCGTCCGCTGCGAGCCAAATTCCGGACGCGCCGGATCTGGCTCGTATGCGCCGAGAGACCGGCGCTCGGCTGCGGGCGGCTATGGCCGAGCGTGCCGTCGACGCGATGGTTCTGCTGGGCAACAGCGCCGTGGTTTACGCCACCGGAACCAGCTGGCCCCTCGGGGACGCTGGACTGTCCTACGTGGAGCGGCCGGTGGCGGTGGTGCTGGCCCAGGATGAATGGCCCCATCTGTATCTCCCGTTCCGTGAGGGTGTGGCACTGGAAACCGAACTGCCCGTCGATCACTTGCATGGGCCCGTCTATCTTGAATTCGACGAAGGGGTAGAGAATTTCGCCCGCCTATTGGTTGATCTGGTTCCGGCCGGGGCGAACCTTGCGGTCGATGAGCTTACCGGCGCCATGGTGCGCGCGCAGAAGCTGCTGTTCCCCAACGGTGCTCCCGAGGATGCCACCGCCGTGGTCGGTGCCGCCAAGGTGGTCAAGACCCGTGACGAGCTGGCGTGTATTCGCACCGCGGTGCGGATCACCGATGAGGCGATGGTTGAAGTGCACCAGGCGCTGGCGCCCGGTATCCGCCAGATCGACTTGTCGGCACGATTTTTACGCAGGGCATTCGAGCTGGGCGCCACCGCCAGCATGCTCGAACCGATCTGGCAGGTGATGCCACATAGCAGGGCGGAGGGGGTGTGGACCACCCATGGCGATCTGGCGCTGCCGCTGTTGACTACCGAGCGCGAGTTGAACGACGGCGATGTGCTGTGGACCGACGTGAGCATCACCTACCGGGGGTACTGTTCCGACTTTGGACGGACGTGGATCGTTGGGCGCGGACCGACGCCGCGACAGCAGGCTCAGTTCGACCAATGGGGCGAAATCATGAGGGCCGTGCTGGGCGTGGCCCGCGCCGGGGCTACCGCCGCCGACCTGGGCAGGGCGGCGACGGCCGCCAACGGCGGCACTCGGCCCTGGCTACCGCACTTCTACCTGGGCCACGGCATCGGGGTGAATGCCGCTGAAATGCCCATGATTGGAACCGATCTCGGCGAGGAGTTCGACGAGAGCTTCGTGCTGCAGCCGGGAATGGTGTTGGTTCTCGAGCCGGTGGTGTGGGAGGACGGCACCGGCGGCTACCGCAGCGAAGAGGTGCTAGTGATTACCGAGGAAGGCTCGACGCGATTGACCGACTACCCCTATCACCCGTATGCCGACTGA